One part of the Entelurus aequoreus isolate RoL-2023_Sb linkage group LG05, RoL_Eaeq_v1.1, whole genome shotgun sequence genome encodes these proteins:
- the LOC133650684 gene encoding protein FAM222B-like isoform X2 encodes METYTKFFIGDTTQRMRSTPFPTPAELDAYAKKVANNPLTIKIFPNSVKVPQRNHVRRTVNGLDTSGQRYSPYPSSQASAKAGLLAIVKVPAIKGILKDFAGSRARLHPEVIMNHLSGPYQVASTSTLNHHPTLSNQSLALQPQDAPQTLQMPLRHPFTMAQHPQGPPRLQTVSQHPALGHPQVPSTVLLQQQQHLQQQQQQAPPGLQGSRKLPDGDVPPNVTVSTSTIPLPMATGLQHGHQPDLSTIVHQINQFCQARAHSAGSASLCEGQIANPSPISRNLLINACSRVSMYNNSAASGFPPPNCIVGPHEKATIPVGALPPPTVTMNHLPSNHTDLKQQQHPQQHLQPQANQQQQNMRSWNQPQLTHHIQNCGNQPSKQPPREATFHFKGMSYPADMCVGQPYVLKPPIERPTPSPPVNNGMMAHYNNGHYFQSHIWNSGILPTPNSDSSGSQDVAMPFHGAGPGGCAALECGPPGPPHYRLPPISSAQTNLMQTADYMGGDFQAPYFRDQNLGLMVKMHGPPVSREVGDGRSALIQHPGYR; translated from the coding sequence GGGACACCACTCAAAGGATGAGATCCACCCCCTTCCCAACCCCTGCAGAATTGGATGCCTATGCTAAGAAGGTTGCCAACAACCCCCTCACTATCAAGATCTTCCCCAACAGCGTCAAGGTCCCCCAGCGGAATCACGTGCGCCGCACGGTCAACGGGCTGGACACATCAGGCCAGCGCTACAGCCCTTACCCTTCCTCTCAGGCCAGCGCCAAGGCCGGCCTCCTCGCCATCGTCAAGGTGCCCGCCATCAAGGGCATCCTCAAGGATTTCGCCGGCAGCCGGGCTCGCCTGCACCCTGAAGTCATCATGAACCACCTCAGCGGACCTTACCAAGTGGCTTCGACCAGCACTTTAAACCATCACCCGACTCTGTCCAACCAGAGCTTAGCACTGCAACCGCAGGACGCACCTCAGACTCTACAGATGCCACTCAGACACCCTTTCACCATGGCCCAGCACCCTCAGGGCCCACCTAGACTGCAGACTGTCTCTCAGCACCCAGCCCTCGGTCACCCTCAGGTGCCCTCCACTGTCTTactccagcagcagcagcaccttCAGCAGCAGCAACAGCAGGCACCACCCGGCCTACAGGGGAGCAGAAAGCTGCCGGATGGCGACGTGCCGCCCAATGTGACCGTCTCTACCTCAACCATTCCGCTCCCCATGGCCACAGGGTTGCAGCACGGCCACCAGCCGGACTTGAGCACCATTGTGCACCAGATCAACCAATTCTGCCAAGCTCGGGCCCACAGTGCTGGCTCGGCATCCCTGTGCGAGGGCCAGATTGCTAACCCAAGCCCCATCAGTCGCAACCTGCTCATCAACGCCTGCTCCAGGGTGTCCATGTACAACAACTCCGCCGCCTCCGGCTTCCCCCCACCCAACTGCATCGTCGGCCCCCATGAGAAAGCCACCATCCCGGTGGGGGCCCTCCCTCCACCCACCGTGACCATGAACCACTTGCCTTCCAACCACACAGATCTCAAGCAGCAACAGCACCCTCAACAACATCTGCAACCACAAGCCAATCAACAACAACAGAATATGCGCTCTTGGAATCAGCCTCAGTTGACCCACCATATTCAGAATTGCGGGAACCAACCCAGCAAGCAGCCCCCGAGGGAAGCCACCTTCCATTTTAAGGGAATGAGCTACCCTGCAGACATGTGCGTGGGTCAGCCGTATGTACTCAAACCTCCTATCGAGCGGCCCACACCCTCGCCGCCCGTCAACAACGGCATGATGGCCCACTACAACAACGGCCACTACTTCCAGTCCCACATTTGGAACAGCGGCATCCTCCCCACGCCCAACAGCGACAGCTCCGGCTCTCAGGACGTAGCCATGCCATTCCACGGGGCAGGCCCAGGGGGGTGCGCCGCGCTAGAATGTGGTCCCCCTGGGCCTCCCCATTACCGGCTACCACCGATCTCCTCTGCCCAGACTAATCTGATGCAAACCGCAGATTACATGGGCGGGGACTTCCAGGCGCCCTATTTCCGCGATCAGAATCTAGGGTTGATGGTTAAGATGCACGGACCCCCTGTGAGCAGGGAGGTCGGGGATGGCAGAAGTGCTCTCATCCAGCATCCAGGGTACAGATAA
- the LOC133650684 gene encoding protein FAM222B-like isoform X1, with protein MLACLPGPGDLPLQLLPHTQMNTGPQKWDTTQRMRSTPFPTPAELDAYAKKVANNPLTIKIFPNSVKVPQRNHVRRTVNGLDTSGQRYSPYPSSQASAKAGLLAIVKVPAIKGILKDFAGSRARLHPEVIMNHLSGPYQVASTSTLNHHPTLSNQSLALQPQDAPQTLQMPLRHPFTMAQHPQGPPRLQTVSQHPALGHPQVPSTVLLQQQQHLQQQQQQAPPGLQGSRKLPDGDVPPNVTVSTSTIPLPMATGLQHGHQPDLSTIVHQINQFCQARAHSAGSASLCEGQIANPSPISRNLLINACSRVSMYNNSAASGFPPPNCIVGPHEKATIPVGALPPPTVTMNHLPSNHTDLKQQQHPQQHLQPQANQQQQNMRSWNQPQLTHHIQNCGNQPSKQPPREATFHFKGMSYPADMCVGQPYVLKPPIERPTPSPPVNNGMMAHYNNGHYFQSHIWNSGILPTPNSDSSGSQDVAMPFHGAGPGGCAALECGPPGPPHYRLPPISSAQTNLMQTADYMGGDFQAPYFRDQNLGLMVKMHGPPVSREVGDGRSALIQHPGYR; from the coding sequence GGGACACCACTCAAAGGATGAGATCCACCCCCTTCCCAACCCCTGCAGAATTGGATGCCTATGCTAAGAAGGTTGCCAACAACCCCCTCACTATCAAGATCTTCCCCAACAGCGTCAAGGTCCCCCAGCGGAATCACGTGCGCCGCACGGTCAACGGGCTGGACACATCAGGCCAGCGCTACAGCCCTTACCCTTCCTCTCAGGCCAGCGCCAAGGCCGGCCTCCTCGCCATCGTCAAGGTGCCCGCCATCAAGGGCATCCTCAAGGATTTCGCCGGCAGCCGGGCTCGCCTGCACCCTGAAGTCATCATGAACCACCTCAGCGGACCTTACCAAGTGGCTTCGACCAGCACTTTAAACCATCACCCGACTCTGTCCAACCAGAGCTTAGCACTGCAACCGCAGGACGCACCTCAGACTCTACAGATGCCACTCAGACACCCTTTCACCATGGCCCAGCACCCTCAGGGCCCACCTAGACTGCAGACTGTCTCTCAGCACCCAGCCCTCGGTCACCCTCAGGTGCCCTCCACTGTCTTactccagcagcagcagcaccttCAGCAGCAGCAACAGCAGGCACCACCCGGCCTACAGGGGAGCAGAAAGCTGCCGGATGGCGACGTGCCGCCCAATGTGACCGTCTCTACCTCAACCATTCCGCTCCCCATGGCCACAGGGTTGCAGCACGGCCACCAGCCGGACTTGAGCACCATTGTGCACCAGATCAACCAATTCTGCCAAGCTCGGGCCCACAGTGCTGGCTCGGCATCCCTGTGCGAGGGCCAGATTGCTAACCCAAGCCCCATCAGTCGCAACCTGCTCATCAACGCCTGCTCCAGGGTGTCCATGTACAACAACTCCGCCGCCTCCGGCTTCCCCCCACCCAACTGCATCGTCGGCCCCCATGAGAAAGCCACCATCCCGGTGGGGGCCCTCCCTCCACCCACCGTGACCATGAACCACTTGCCTTCCAACCACACAGATCTCAAGCAGCAACAGCACCCTCAACAACATCTGCAACCACAAGCCAATCAACAACAACAGAATATGCGCTCTTGGAATCAGCCTCAGTTGACCCACCATATTCAGAATTGCGGGAACCAACCCAGCAAGCAGCCCCCGAGGGAAGCCACCTTCCATTTTAAGGGAATGAGCTACCCTGCAGACATGTGCGTGGGTCAGCCGTATGTACTCAAACCTCCTATCGAGCGGCCCACACCCTCGCCGCCCGTCAACAACGGCATGATGGCCCACTACAACAACGGCCACTACTTCCAGTCCCACATTTGGAACAGCGGCATCCTCCCCACGCCCAACAGCGACAGCTCCGGCTCTCAGGACGTAGCCATGCCATTCCACGGGGCAGGCCCAGGGGGGTGCGCCGCGCTAGAATGTGGTCCCCCTGGGCCTCCCCATTACCGGCTACCACCGATCTCCTCTGCCCAGACTAATCTGATGCAAACCGCAGATTACATGGGCGGGGACTTCCAGGCGCCCTATTTCCGCGATCAGAATCTAGGGTTGATGGTTAAGATGCACGGACCCCCTGTGAGCAGGGAGGTCGGGGATGGCAGAAGTGCTCTCATCCAGCATCCAGGGTACAGATAA